TTTGCCCTCGGACCTCTGGGTATCCAGGCTGATTTCATAAGTGTCAAACTGAATGGCATGCGCGGTCTTCTCATTGAGGTTGGTTTGATGAATGGTGCCGTTGAAAAGCCGTAAATGGGCAGAAGCATTATCGGGGTCGTTAAAAATGATGCCTCTGGGGGCAATGACCGTATTGACATTATCAGGTTGACGGTTGTCTTCAATAAAAACGTCAACCAAAGATTTGTTTCTTAGATCGATTTCATTTACGTAAAGGGTAACGCCATTGAAGCTGTCATCAAATGTACGCTCTTTTAGGCCGATATCAACGCTCTCAGAGACCACTTGGACCGTCAACGCTCTGAGCGCAGACCGTCCCCACGCCTGTCCATAAAGCGTCATAAAAAGCGTTAAGACAAATCCAATTAGACAAACCGCGCCCACCGGTACCAACAGGCCATACAGACCGATACCACCGGATTTAATGGCCAAAATTTCATTTTCACTGGATAATTTTAAAAAGGTCAGCAAAACGGTAATCATAATGGACAGGGGAATGACAAAGATAAGAAAATAGGGCGTCTGGTAGAAAATCATTCGCAAAATGGTTGACAAATTAATACCGTAATTGACGATCCAATTGGTAATTTGAATCAGTTCGGCCATCAGGAATATAAATGTAAACAACAGCACATTTACCACAAAAGGTGGAACAAATTCTCTAAATATATATCTGTTTATGAGTGAAAAGGCTTTCATTTCTGCTTTAAAAACCGATGCTAATTGGTGGGAACGCCATACCTGACCATACCACCCAT
The Desulfobacterales bacterium DNA segment above includes these coding regions:
- the lptF gene encoding LPS export ABC transporter permease LptF; this encodes MKAFSLINRYIFREFVPPFVVNVLLFTFIFLMAELIQITNWIVNYGINLSTILRMIFYQTPYFLIFVIPLSIMITVLLTFLKLSSENEILAIKSGGIGLYGLLVPVGAVCLIGFVLTLFMTLYGQAWGRSALRALTVQVVSESVDIGLKERTFDDSFNGVTLYVNEIDLRNKSLVDVFIEDNRQPDNVNTVIAPRGIIFNDPDNASAHLRLFNGTIHQTNLNEKTAHAIQFDTYEISLDTQRSEGKKKAKPKRPKEMGFGELRRSVRDADRKDERYFSLLLELHRRLSLPFGCFALGLIAVSLGVQARSAKRSFGLVLGLLIFLVYNLLMSMGKVYGETGAFPPQIGMWLPNVIIGGLGVYFLIRTANERSLKLDIIYRWLQNLISRWKP